ACGGAGTGGTTTGCGTTGCACGCGCCGGCCATTCAGGAAGTGGCCGAGCACCGGCCGGTGCATTCGCTGCCGCACCGGCGCCAGGGCGTTGTGCTGGGCCTGGCGAACATTCGCGGCGAGCTTGTGCTCTGCGTCTCGCTGGGCCGGCTGCTGGGGTTGGACCCAACACTGCCCCGCGCCAGGCGGCACCGAACCTATGAACGGCTGCTGGTGACCCAACTCGATGGCGATCGCTTCGTCTTCCCTGTCGATGAAGTTCGCGGTATCCACCGGTACCAGCCGGCGGACCTGACCGAGCCACCCGCCACCCTGGCCCGGTCTGGGCTCAGCTACACGCGAGGCATCGTGCAATGTGAGGGCCACGCCGTCGGCCTGCTCGATCCCGGGTTGCTCTTCGCCGCCCTGAACCGGAGCCTGACATGAGCAAACCCGACAGCAACGACCCAACCCAACGCTCAATGCTGGAGCTTTTCCGCGGCGAAGTCGAAAACCAGGCTAACAGCCTCAGCGACGGTTTGCTCTCGTTGGAACGCGGTTCCCGCGGCCCGGAGCAGTTGGAGATGCTCATGCGCGCCGCTCACTCGATCAAAGGCGCCGCCCGGATAGTGAATGTGAGGGCGGTGGAACGCCTCGCCCACGTCATGGAGGATTGCTTCACGCAGGCCCAAGACAGGAAGCTGACTCTGGGCCAGCCGGAAATTGACCTGCTTTTCCGTGCCGTTGATTTGCTGCAGCAGATCGCCAGGCAAGGGGAAGCGGACATCGCCCCCTGGGAGGTCGAACATGCCGCTGATATGGACGACGCGCTCAGCTCGCTGGCGCACCTGGCGCAGACCGGCAGCCTGGCCCGGCGCCCGCCGCCGGAGGAACAAGCCCTGCCGGTGCCGGTCGAAGCCCGCGGCAAGCGTGTGCCCGAGCGCGTGGTCCGGCTCGCGACCGCAAACCTGAACCGGTTGCTCGGTTTGGCGGGCGAGTCGCTGGTGGAATCGCGGTGGCTGCGCCCCTTTGCCGACTCGCTCCAGCGGCTAAGACGCCAGCAGACGGAGCTGGGTCGGACGCTGGATGACCTGCGCCAGGTCCTCCGGGAAGAGCCCGGGACCGCCCGCGGGGAGCACCAACTCGAGGAATTGGCGCGCAGTGTGGCCAGTTGTCAGCAGCTGCTGGCGGAACGCATGCAGGAGCTCGACTTGTTCGAGCGACGTTCCGCATTGCTCTCCCAGCGAATGTACCTCGAGGTGCTGCGCGCCCGCATGCGACCCTTCAGCGATTGCGCCTCCCGGTTTCCCCGCATGGTGCGGGACCTGGCCCGCGCCTTAGGCAAAAAGGTACGGCTCGAGGTCACCGGCGAAGACACCCAGGTGGATCGCGACGTCATGGAGCGATTGGAGGCCCCGCTGGCACATCTGCTGCGCAACGCGGTAGATCATGGTTGCGAACCGCCCGAGCAACGCCGGCTCGCCGGCAAGCCCCCCGAAGGCATCATTCGCCTGGAGGCGCGCCACAGCGCTGGCATGCTGCTGGTGACCGTGGCCGACGACGGCCCCGGCGTCCCATTGGAGCGCGTCCGCCAGATCGTCTTGCAACGCAAGCTGGCGCCCACTGAGGTCGTCGAGAAGCTGGCGGAGTCCGAGCTCCTGGATTACCTTTTCCGGCCGGGCTTCACTCTCAAGGAATCCGTGACCGAGATCTCCGGCCGCGGCGTTGGTTTGGACGTCGTGCAAAACATGGTTCGGAATGTGCGCGGCAACCTGCGCGTCATCACCCAGCCCGGCCGCGGCCTGCGCGTGCAACTCCAAATGCCCATCACGCTCTCCGTGGTCCGCGCCCTGCTGGTCGAGGTGGACGGCGAACCCTACGCCTTCCCGCTCAATCACATCAGCCGCGCCTTGAGACTCAGTCGCGAGCGCGTCGAGAAGCTGGAAAACCGCTACCACTTCCCCCTCGCTGGCCACCAAGTTGGCCTGGTGGCTGCTCAGCAGGTCTTTGACACGGGTGCCGCGCGGCCGTTCGGCAGCGACTTGCCCGTAGTGGTACTCGGGGAACGGAACGTCCGCTACGGCGTGGTCGTGGACCGCTTCCTGGGGGAACGCGAACTCGTCGTTCAACCACTGGACTCCCGGCTCGGCAAGATCAAGGACATCAGCGCGGCGGCAATGATGGAAGACGGCTCCCCGGTCCTCATCGTGGACGTGGACGACATGCTTCAGTCCATCGAGAAGTTGGTCGCAGAACGCCCGCTGGTCGAGCTTCCGCGCCCGGGACTCGAACTGCCCGAGCAGAAAGCCAAACGTGTCCTGGTCGTGGACGACTCGCTCACGGTCCGCGAGCTCGTCCGC
The Candidatus Paceibacterota bacterium DNA segment above includes these coding regions:
- a CDS encoding hybrid sensor histidine kinase/response regulator, whose amino-acid sequence is MSKPDSNDPTQRSMLELFRGEVENQANSLSDGLLSLERGSRGPEQLEMLMRAAHSIKGAARIVNVRAVERLAHVMEDCFTQAQDRKLTLGQPEIDLLFRAVDLLQQIARQGEADIAPWEVEHAADMDDALSSLAHLAQTGSLARRPPPEEQALPVPVEARGKRVPERVVRLATANLNRLLGLAGESLVESRWLRPFADSLQRLRRQQTELGRTLDDLRQVLREEPGTARGEHQLEELARSVASCQQLLAERMQELDLFERRSALLSQRMYLEVLRARMRPFSDCASRFPRMVRDLARALGKKVRLEVTGEDTQVDRDVMERLEAPLAHLLRNAVDHGCEPPEQRRLAGKPPEGIIRLEARHSAGMLLVTVADDGPGVPLERVRQIVLQRKLAPTEVVEKLAESELLDYLFRPGFTLKESVTEISGRGVGLDVVQNMVRNVRGNLRVITQPGRGLRVQLQMPITLSVVRALLVEVDGEPYAFPLNHISRALRLSRERVEKLENRYHFPLAGHQVGLVAAQQVFDTGAARPFGSDLPVVVLGERNVRYGVVVDRFLGERELVVQPLDSRLGKIKDISAAAMMEDGSPVLIVDVDDMLQSIEKLVAERPLVELPRPGLELPEQKAKRVLVVDDSLTVRELVRKILTTHGYLIDTAVDGTDGWNAVRSGDYDLIITDVDMPHLDGIGLIALIKRDPRLKSLPIMVVSYKESEEDRLRGMDAGADYYFPKGDFNDALLLQAVVDLVGEPGT
- a CDS encoding chemotaxis protein CheW, translated to MSTSLRQPDPPATREIEACWNEIGVRGNGSCPKLAEVGHCHSCPTFSAAGVRLLDRPLAPEYRRAWTEHFAQQKVPPASARKSALIFRLGTEWFALHAPAIQEVAEHRPVHSLPHRRQGVVLGLANIRGELVLCVSLGRLLGLDPTLPRARRHRTYERLLVTQLDGDRFVFPVDEVRGIHRYQPADLTEPPATLARSGLSYTRGIVQCEGHAVGLLDPGLLFAALNRSLT